In Mastacembelus armatus chromosome 4, fMasArm1.2, whole genome shotgun sequence, the following are encoded in one genomic region:
- the LOC113139842 gene encoding elongation factor 1-delta-like isoform X1, with translation MNQRPAPTETTYNYSKFDNTMSAVDFLAQEKIWFDKPRYDEAERCFYERINGPTQPTQVVGANTILQDIARARENIQKSLAGLKTTLCNRGSGQPPMSQQSQISTTTTSSCSNNSSSAADQELVSRINSLELENQSLHKVVDDLRAALSKLECRVAVLEKSPAAVTSVSAPAPSVPCTNGTKVQQKTSAPVEEEDDDDIDLFGSDEDEEAEKLKEQRLKEYAEKKAKKPTIIAKSSILLDVKPWDDETDMVKLEECVRSVQADGLLWGMSKLVPVGYGIKKLQIACVVEDDKVGTDMLEEEITKFEDYVQSVDVAAFNKI, from the exons AGTTTGACAA CACCATGAGCGCAGTCGACTTTCTGGCCCAGGAGAAGATCTGGTTTGACAAACCTCGCTATGATGAGGCAGAGAGATGCTTCTATGAACGCATCAACGGCCCCACACAACcaacacag GTTGTTGGAGCTAACACCATTCTCCAAGACATTGCTCGGGCCCGGGAGAACATCCAGAAATCTCTAGCAGGA CTGAAGACCACACTGTGTAACAGAGGGTCTGGTCAACCTCCCATGAGCCAACAGTCCCAGATT AGCACCACTACtaccagcagctgcagcaacaacagcagcagtgcagctgaCCAAGAACTCGTCTCTCGCATCAACAGCCTGGAGCTGGAGAACCAGAGCTTACATAAAG TGGTGGATGACTTGAGGGCAGCACTTTCTAAACTGGAATGTCGGGTAGCAGTTCTGGAAAAATCTCCTGCAGCTGTGACTTCAGTTTCTGCTCCCGCTCCTTCAGTTCCCTGCACAAAt gGCACTAAAGTCCAGCAAAAGACCAGTGCCCCAGTTGAAGAGGAGGATGACGACGATATTGACTTATTTGGCAGcgatgaagatgaggaggcaGAGAAACTCAAAGAACAAAGGCTGAAAGAATATGCAgagaagaaagcaaagaaacccACAATCATTGCCAAGTCCTCCATCTTATTGGACGTCAAACCT TGGGATGATGAAACAGACATGGTGAAGCTGGAGGAGTGTGTGCGCTCGGTTCAGGCTGACGGGCTGTTATGGGGAATGTCCAAACTGGTTCCTGTGGGTTACGGCATCAAGAAGCTCCAGATTGCATGTGTGGTGGAGGACGACAAGGTGGGAACAGACATGTTGGAGGAGGAGATCACCAAGTTTGAAGACTAT GTCCAGAGTGTGGATGTTGCAGCTTTCAACAAGATCTGA
- the LOC113139841 gene encoding uncharacterized protein LOC113139841: MMSKKIPQCPAAGQSDHDQPPNNCQVDLSTNAALGCRNKTESGQRNGDTASSSPESGSLNGDGKRSGKSRRRRKRSSNPDRHCEGKGGTKTMNEEKPEKMTSQLLDPHAGLIGLQAECANVWFERSIYEQAESLYQCWLARSSNGTTQPNRSPLAPVKQLNAPSSVAPSSSGLTCHHGDQMACHHVVQAVWVNKSAFDQAECRFVEESMQPSIPNSLALPSPPNRSVASRTPDEGYQSLAPTPASPVIQQPAVTPTNRQSINGLPRIPMELLRDVWLEKPLYDRAEATFYQNLYSNNSSKRSNCSSSSRSTDHPQSLVEEEEEEEEEMVVEEKQVVQHGKAEVFHALHPIQEEEEPAEVPEKEETSGKGSCYFLHSDNERVWLDKWQYDAAESRFHGYTGAKAEVTKKGRRSETDAPSVASTAPLRDKYDQNWETGAAPDVSLLHLLSFFF; the protein is encoded by the coding sequence ATGATGTCTAAGAAGATCCCGCAGTGCCCTGCAGCAGGTCAGTCGGATCATGATCAGCCTCCCAATAACTGCCAAGTGGACCTGTCTACCAACGCAGCACTGGGGTGTAGAAACAAGACTGAATCAGGTCAGAGAAATGGCGATACGGCATCATCATCCCCAGAGAGTGGCAGCTTGAACGGAGATGGAAAACGCAGCGGGAAAAGCCGTCGCCGCAGGAAACGTTCATCTAATCCTGACCGCCACTGTGAGGGGAAAGGTGGCACTAAGACCatgaatgaagagaagccagAAAAAATGACCAGTCAGCTCCTGGACCCCCATGCTGGTCTGATTGGCCTCCAGGCTGAGTGCGCTAATGTGTGGTTTGAGCGCAGCATCTACGAACAAGCTGAGAGTCTGTACCAGTGCTGGCTGGCCCGCTCCTCCAATGGCACCACCCAACCAAACCGATCACCTCTAGCCCCAGTGAAACAATTAAACGCACCGTCCTCTGTGGCTCCATCTTCCTCAGGACTCACATGTCACCATGGTGATCAAATGGCCTGTCACCATGTGGTACAGGCAGTGTGGGTAAACAAGTCGGCTTTTGACCAAGCGGAATGCCGCTTTGTTGAAGAATCCATGCAGCCATCTATTCCAAACTCTCTGGCCCTCCCATCCCCACCTAACCGCTCTGTCGCATCCAGAACACCTGATGAAGGGTATCAGTCTTTGGCCCCGACTCCTGCCTCACCTGTCATCCAACAACCAGCTGTCACACCAACCAATCGACAGTCGATTAATGGACTGCCTCGCATCCCGATGGAGCTGCTTAGAGATGTGTGGCTGGAGAAACCGTTGTACGATCGTGCTGAGGCAACCTTCTACCAGAATCTCTACAGCAACAATTCCTCTAAGCGGTCCAACTGCTCGTCCAGCTCCAGAAGTACAGACCACCCTCAAAGCCTcgtagaagaggaggaggaggaagaggaggagatggtggtggaggagAAACAGGTGGTCCAGCATGGTAAAGCAGAAGTCTTTCATGCTCTCCACCCAATTCAAGAAGAGGAGGAACCAGCTGAGGTGCCTGAGAAGGAAGAAACATCAGGCAAAGGATCCTGCTACTTCCTTCACTCGGACAATGAGCGGGTGTGGTTGGACAAGTGGCAGTATGATGCTGCTGAGAGTCGTTTCCATGGTTACACTGGGGCTAAAGCTGAGGTCACGAAGAAGGGTCGGAGGTCAGAAACAGATGCCCCGTCAGTTGCCTCCACCGCCCCTCTGAGGGACAAGTATGACCAAAACTGGGAGACTGGAGCAGCTCCAGATGTTTCACTTCTTcatcttttgtcatttttcttttaa
- the LOC113139842 gene encoding elongation factor 1-delta-like isoform X3 — MNQRPAPTETTYNYSKFDNTMSAVDFLAQEKIWFDKPRYDEAERCFYERINGPTQPTQVVGANTILQDIARARENIQKSLAGSTTTTSSCSNNSSSAADQELVSRINSLELENQSLHKVVDDLRAALSKLECRVAVLEKSPAAVTSVSAPAPSVPCTNGTKVQQKTSAPVEEEDDDDIDLFGSDEDEEAEKLKEQRLKEYAEKKAKKPTIIAKSSILLDVKPWDDETDMVKLEECVRSVQADGLLWGMSKLVPVGYGIKKLQIACVVEDDKVGTDMLEEEITKFEDYVQSVDVAAFNKI; from the exons AGTTTGACAA CACCATGAGCGCAGTCGACTTTCTGGCCCAGGAGAAGATCTGGTTTGACAAACCTCGCTATGATGAGGCAGAGAGATGCTTCTATGAACGCATCAACGGCCCCACACAACcaacacag GTTGTTGGAGCTAACACCATTCTCCAAGACATTGCTCGGGCCCGGGAGAACATCCAGAAATCTCTAGCAGGA AGCACCACTACtaccagcagctgcagcaacaacagcagcagtgcagctgaCCAAGAACTCGTCTCTCGCATCAACAGCCTGGAGCTGGAGAACCAGAGCTTACATAAAG TGGTGGATGACTTGAGGGCAGCACTTTCTAAACTGGAATGTCGGGTAGCAGTTCTGGAAAAATCTCCTGCAGCTGTGACTTCAGTTTCTGCTCCCGCTCCTTCAGTTCCCTGCACAAAt gGCACTAAAGTCCAGCAAAAGACCAGTGCCCCAGTTGAAGAGGAGGATGACGACGATATTGACTTATTTGGCAGcgatgaagatgaggaggcaGAGAAACTCAAAGAACAAAGGCTGAAAGAATATGCAgagaagaaagcaaagaaacccACAATCATTGCCAAGTCCTCCATCTTATTGGACGTCAAACCT TGGGATGATGAAACAGACATGGTGAAGCTGGAGGAGTGTGTGCGCTCGGTTCAGGCTGACGGGCTGTTATGGGGAATGTCCAAACTGGTTCCTGTGGGTTACGGCATCAAGAAGCTCCAGATTGCATGTGTGGTGGAGGACGACAAGGTGGGAACAGACATGTTGGAGGAGGAGATCACCAAGTTTGAAGACTAT GTCCAGAGTGTGGATGTTGCAGCTTTCAACAAGATCTGA
- the LOC113139842 gene encoding elongation factor 1-delta-like isoform X2, whose translation MSAVDFLAQEKIWFDKPRYDEAERCFYERINGPTQPTQVVGANTILQDIARARENIQKSLAGLKTTLCNRGSGQPPMSQQSQISTTTTSSCSNNSSSAADQELVSRINSLELENQSLHKVVDDLRAALSKLECRVAVLEKSPAAVTSVSAPAPSVPCTNGTKVQQKTSAPVEEEDDDDIDLFGSDEDEEAEKLKEQRLKEYAEKKAKKPTIIAKSSILLDVKPWDDETDMVKLEECVRSVQADGLLWGMSKLVPVGYGIKKLQIACVVEDDKVGTDMLEEEITKFEDYVQSVDVAAFNKI comes from the exons ATGAGCGCAGTCGACTTTCTGGCCCAGGAGAAGATCTGGTTTGACAAACCTCGCTATGATGAGGCAGAGAGATGCTTCTATGAACGCATCAACGGCCCCACACAACcaacacag GTTGTTGGAGCTAACACCATTCTCCAAGACATTGCTCGGGCCCGGGAGAACATCCAGAAATCTCTAGCAGGA CTGAAGACCACACTGTGTAACAGAGGGTCTGGTCAACCTCCCATGAGCCAACAGTCCCAGATT AGCACCACTACtaccagcagctgcagcaacaacagcagcagtgcagctgaCCAAGAACTCGTCTCTCGCATCAACAGCCTGGAGCTGGAGAACCAGAGCTTACATAAAG TGGTGGATGACTTGAGGGCAGCACTTTCTAAACTGGAATGTCGGGTAGCAGTTCTGGAAAAATCTCCTGCAGCTGTGACTTCAGTTTCTGCTCCCGCTCCTTCAGTTCCCTGCACAAAt gGCACTAAAGTCCAGCAAAAGACCAGTGCCCCAGTTGAAGAGGAGGATGACGACGATATTGACTTATTTGGCAGcgatgaagatgaggaggcaGAGAAACTCAAAGAACAAAGGCTGAAAGAATATGCAgagaagaaagcaaagaaacccACAATCATTGCCAAGTCCTCCATCTTATTGGACGTCAAACCT TGGGATGATGAAACAGACATGGTGAAGCTGGAGGAGTGTGTGCGCTCGGTTCAGGCTGACGGGCTGTTATGGGGAATGTCCAAACTGGTTCCTGTGGGTTACGGCATCAAGAAGCTCCAGATTGCATGTGTGGTGGAGGACGACAAGGTGGGAACAGACATGTTGGAGGAGGAGATCACCAAGTTTGAAGACTAT GTCCAGAGTGTGGATGTTGCAGCTTTCAACAAGATCTGA